In Setaria italica strain Yugu1 chromosome I, Setaria_italica_v2.0, whole genome shotgun sequence, the genomic window ACGCTCTTCAAGGGCCCCGCCGTCTTCGGCCCAGCTGCCGCGCTCGACGTcgcgcaccaccaccagcctgctgcgccggcgagcggcggcggcggcaagagcTGGATGCTGGGGTGCTTGTACCTGATGGGCCACTGCGTGTCGTGGTCCGGGTGGCTGGTGCTGCAGGCGCCCGTGCTGAAGCGCTACCCGGCGCGCCTCTCCGTCACCTCCTACACCTGCCTCTTCGGCCTGCTCCAGTTCCTCGccgttgccgccgtcgccgagcgcgacgccgccgcctgggcGCTCGGCTCCGGCGCCGAGCTCCTCACCGTCCTCTACGCGGGCCTGGTGGCGTCGGGCGTGGCGTTCGCCGTGCAGACGTGGTGCATCGACCGCAGCGGCCCCGTGTTCGTGGCCGTGTACCAGCCCGTGCAGacgctcctcgtcgccgtcatGGCGTCGCTCATCCTCGGCGAGCGCTTCTACCTCGGAGGGTACGTATAGTATAGTACCTCTTCTTCAGTTATATTTCGTCGTCGTGCTCGCTGATCTTCATTTGCTGGGCGTTGTGCAGGATCATCGGGGCAGTTCTCATCATCGCCGGGCTGTACCTGGTGCTCTGGGGCAAGAGCGAGGAGCGGGCGCTCGCTGCTAAAGAagacgccgccgctgctgccggcaCCATTTGTGACGAGGCGGCTGCTGCTTCCTGCTTGAAGCAGCCACTGctcccgccggcgacctcggaGGCCGTGTGATCCGGTCCAATCATGGGGCACTCAAACTGATGCTACCATGTACTTGTCTAGCAGTAGCTGTAGTTCGTCACATGTTCAGTGCTACCCTTTTGTCATTAAACTGTAGACTGTAACGGTGTACGGATTGATTAAATTTAATTACTTGTTGGGTAGAGAGATTGCcatggaattttttttgaatgaacAGAGTGCCGTGGAACATTCTCAGATGATGCTTTATACATCCCAGCATGCAGAGTGGCAGAGCAAGGTTCAGAACTGCAGATGCCATCagaaaagatgaaagcaaaAGAAATCCAAACATCTCACTACTTTTCGAGCAGCAAACTCctcctatatatatacacacacacgaCGAGACTAAAATGTACATGGTGCATTCTGTGCCACAAATGCACCCGACCGCAAGCGCGGACCGTGAGACTTGCGGAGCGTGGCGATCATGAGCCATACCTGCGCAGAGCACAGACCCTGCATTTTCCTGCCGAACCTGCCCTCATACATGCAAAATTAAATGGACACAACCGAGCATGTGATATCATCTCACAGGTCAACACACCCACCAGGAAGCATGTATGGATGGAATCTTTTCTTGATTTGATTCGAAAAAATGTGATATCTCCTAACCCGCACATCCGTTTTTTGATCCGTTTGAAGTAGGTTGTTCGAAAAAATGTGCTTAACAAAATGAGATCCATGAAGGCTatatttgttaaaaaaattttAAGTATGTAATTGCAACTAAGTTGTATTATGAGTTGCAAGCACATTTGCAACACAATTGCAACTTGGTTGTACCCTATTTAGCATTGGTTGCAAGTAGCTATAACCTAACCTAATGTAACCCCTTTCCTTGCAATTAGTTTCTACTCAGTTGCAACCCGGTTAATTGCAACCAGATGTGTTTCCTACTGAATACCCACTTGCAACCAGTGACTACTGATTGTAGCTAGTTACTGCTCAGTTGCAATACGGTTGGTACTCTGGTTGCAATAAGGTATGATTGCAACTTGATATGATTATTGTGACTAGTTGCAAACAATACACAGACTtataactagttgcaactcGGTAGTATACGGAGTTGCAATCGGTAAGACACAAAGATGCAACTCGTTGTAAAAATAATAAACTATATCCATATTGGATCCAGTTTTGTTAAGCATATTTTTTTGAGTAATATGCGGCAAACGGTTTGTTAATCAGGGTTACGGTTTATGAGTAAATTTATTTCAAAGAATCGAATTCACAAAAGATTCCATTCATGGATGCATGCTGGTTGCTAGTTGTATTTGTTGCAAGTGGCTAACTATGAGTGGTGAGAAGTAGCAAATTAGCTATTGGTTACCTCAGGTGCATGCATGCTGGTTGGTTCGCTCCAACTCGCTTACCAGCTTGGGTGCATTCCGTACAGAACCGGTTACTACACAGTTGTATATATAACCAGTTATTACATGGTTGTAACCCAATAGCTACTCTGGTTGCATGGTAGGTGGATGATACAAATTAACTAGGGCGCACGCATGATATTTTTTGAAGTGATGGTTCACGTGCAGGAGGCGCGCCTGGATATTGGGCTGATTCGGCCGGTTGCACGGACTAGGCGCACCGGTTGGCCTGGGTGCGCAGAATGCACCCAAGTGCAATATAGC contains:
- the LOC101771256 gene encoding protein WALLS ARE THIN 1 — translated: MARDDTLRGHGAGAAAGVAPERARLHVAMLSLQFGYAGFHVVSRLALNMGVSKLVFPVYRNLIALCLLAPFAYYLEKKDRPAMTPGLLLQFFLLALCGITANQGFYLLGLDNTSPTFASAIQNSVPAITFAMAAALGIERVSLRRLDGLAKVAGTALCVAGASVITLFKGPAVFGPAAALDVAHHHQPAAPASGGGGKSWMLGCLYLMGHCVSWSGWLVLQAPVLKRYPARLSVTSYTCLFGLLQFLAVAAVAERDAAAWALGSGAELLTVLYAGLVASGVAFAVQTWCIDRSGPVFVAVYQPVQTLLVAVMASLILGERFYLGGIIGAVLIIAGLYLVLWGKSEERALAAKEDAAAAAGTICDEAAAASCLKQPLLPPATSEAV